In Microbulbifer sp. THAF38, the sequence GCACTGATAATATCGTCGCTGCGCGTGAGCTGCTGGAGATACCTATGCAGGTGCGTGGCTACGGCCATGTGCGCGAGCAGAAATTTGCCCTGGTGCAGGAGCGCTGGCAGAAGCTGTTTACTCAGTTTTCCGCTCGCAATGGGGTAGAGGAGCCGGCAGCAGTCTCTTGAATTATTTAGAAAGTGTCAGAAGGCGAAAGTAAAAATTCATACTTGCATAGACCGTAGCTTGGGAATTTGACAGGGAATGCGCTTGAGGCATGGATGCCGATAACCTGGATATAGGTTTTAAATAACTCAAAAGCAGAGTTTTGCCAGGGCTTATCCTGGCCTGAAAGGGATCAGCGGGTTGAGGAACAGCCCGCGGATTCCCGTAAGGGACACCGGGGCCGCGACTGCAGAAAAACACAGGCAGTCCATGTCCTGGGTGGCGATGGGCCTGTGTACCTGCCCCGGCTCGCGTAACACGAAATCCCCCCGCCCATAAATACCATTGTGATCGGAAAAACTGCCGTGCAGCACCAGGGCGAATTCCTGCCCACGGTGGTCGTGTTTTGGCAGACCACTGCCACTGCGCAGGCAGTGGAAAGCCACCTCGTAATCCCTCTGCCCAGACTTGAGCCGACACATTTGTAGGTTCCGGGTCAGGGTTTTCCATCGCCGGTTAGGGTTACTGGCCAATAGTTTATTCAGAACTTTGGGCAAATGATCCATGGCCGGCTCCCCGCCAACCGGCACTGGAGTGGGGGTATCTTCGCTTTTATGAAGGATCTTCTCTGGAATCTGGCCGATACGTTCCATCAGGCGTTCGAAAGCATTGGCTTGCAGGGGTTGTGCGGGACTTCCGTTGAGGAGTGAGCCACCGAGATTATTTAAGGTAGACAACTGGGAGCGACAGTCGGCACACATCTGTACATGGGCAGCAACAACCAGGCTGGGGCCGCGGGCTAGGCTGCCGGAGGCGTATTCCAACAGAAGATTTTCATCCGGGTGGTGGCGAATCATTCGGCGTTCACCTGACGAACCTGGCTTGTAATTTTTTCATGGCCAGGCGCACACGGGATTTGACCGTACCCAGGGGAAGGCGCAGTTCTTCGGAAATTTCGCTGTGGGATTTTCCCTCCATATAGGCCTTTTCCAAAATATGGCTCTGCTCTGCGGGCAGGGCGCTGAGGCCATCGGCGATATCGCGTTCGTTGCGTTTATGTTGCAAAAATAAAAGGGGTTGGTTTTCCAGGTTTTCATCCCAGATATCGGCCACATCAACATCGCTGTCGCGATTCTGGTGGCGTAGACTGCGGCGCAGCATATCGATACGGCAATTGCGCATAATGGTAAATATCCAGGTACTGGCCGAGGCTTTGCCCTGGTCAAAACAGGGGGCCTTATGCCATACCTTGAGCATGACTTCCTGAACCAGCTCATCCGCCGCTTCGGCATTGAGTGCCTGGGTGCTGCGGCTGTGGTGGAAGCCCTTGATCAGCGGGGCAAAATGTCGGAATACACGCTCGAACGCCTGGCGATCGCGCTGGGCGCCAACCTGCGTCAGTAGCCTGCTCCAGTCATCCTTGTAGTCCTGGGAAGCTTTCACCGCAATTCCATTGCCGTTGTGTCTTAGTCTATGCGCCATATTAGCGCTCTCTACTGTGATGTCGATCTTTTACTACGCTTGTGCTCGGCAAATGGATTGGGCTTTTTTTACTTTGGCGCTGTGATCTGCCTTCCGCAGGCTAACGTAAATGATAGGGATAGCGCTGGGGAATACGGTGGAAGGGAAGATGAGCAGCCGAACATTGGTTAAGGAAGTGCAATCCTATTATCGGGATTTCTTGGTTAGGGATCCCGCCGAGCTATCGAAAATATACAGCGATAAAATTGTATTCCGTGACCCTTTGCACCGGATTGAGGGGCTGCCCGCCCTGAAAACGTATTTCTCGGGTATGAGCCGCGGGCTCACCCAGTGCCGTTTTCGCTTTGAAGAGGCTTCAATTACCCATGATAGTGCTTGCCTGCCCTGGTATATGCACTATGCGCACCAGTCTTTGAAAGGTGGTCGGCCGCTGCGCTTGCGCGGCTGCAGTTTGGTGCGCTTTTCCGACAAAGTGTTTTATCACGAAGATTTTTACGATATGGGGGCGATGGTCTACGAACAGGTGCCCCTGCTGGGTTCTCTCGTGCGCAAAATTAAACTGCGCCTGGGGCAGGGCTGACTGGTGGCGGAAATTCGCGATAAGACACTATGGATTACGGGAGCCAGTTCCGGTATCGGCCGAGCCCTGGTCCTACGTCTTGCCGATCACAATAATTTTGTGATTGCCAGCGGACGCCGGCGTGAAGCACTGGCAGAGTTGCAGCAGTTTGCTCCCACGCGCATTCGCATACTCGATTGCGATGTGGCCGATGACAGTGCCATGGCCTCTACTTTTGAGCGTCTCAAGGATTTAACCGATCACCTGGATGGGGTGATCGCCTGTGCCGGCACTTGTGAATATGACAATGATTTACAGCTAGAAACCGCTATGTATCGGCGGGTATTTGACGCCAACTTCTTTGGTGTCGTGAATACTCTGCGTTGTGCTTTGCCTCTGTTGGCTGCCAGCAAGTCTCCACTTTTTGCCGCATTAGGCAGCTTATCTTCGGTTGTACCTTTTCCCAGAGCGGAGGCCTATGGCAGCTCCAAAGCCGCGCTCGATTACTTTTTGGCATCGGTACGTGCGGATACTTGCCATACAAACCTCAAGGTCGTGCTGGTCCGCCCGGGATTTGTCGACACCCCCCTTACCGCGCAGAACGACTTTGACATGCCTTTTTTGATTAGCGCGGAGCAAGCAGCGGAGTATATTGAGGTGGGGTTGGCTCGCAGAAAATCCATAATCGATTTTCCTCTGCGCTTGAGCCTGCCACTGCGTTTTTTGGGATTTTTCCGTTCTCTTTGGTTTCGTTTTTGCACACCAAAAATAAGCAGGATTCGTACCTTAAGGAAGAGTTGATGCGTATTGCCATCGTCGGGAGTGGAATTGCCGGCATGACGGCGGCTTATCTTTTGAGCCGTAAGCACGAGATCACCGTATTTGAAGCGCAGGATCGACTGGGTGGGCACACTGCGACGGTCGATGTGCAGGAAGGTGATCGCACCCTGGCCATCGATACCGGTTTTATTGTGTATAACGACTGGACCTACCCGAACTTTATTCGCCTGCTCGATGAGCTGGGTATCGAGTCCCAGCCGACCTCCATGGGTTTCAGTGTGTGCTGCGATCAGGAGGGCTATGAGTATGCCGGCAATAACCTCAATACATTATTTTCTCAACGCTCCAACCTTCTCAGCGCCGGTCACTGGCGCATGCTGTGGGACATTGTGCGATTTAATCGTACGGCCACGCGGGACTGGCGTGAGGGGCGCTTGCATGAAGGCCTGACCCTGGGAGAGTACTTGCCGGCGAATGGTTACTCGGCAGAATTTGCCAATCGCTACCTGGTTCCCATGGGGTCGGCGATTTGGTCGGCCAGTGTGGCGCAGATGCTCGAATTTTCGGTAAGTTTTTTTGTGCGTTTCTTTTTCAATCACGGCTTGCTCAACCTGGTACGTCGGCCCCAGTGGCGAGTAATAAAAGGGGGCTCCCGCTCTTATATTCCCGCACTGAGTGCACCCTATGCCGACAAGGTTAGGCTCTCTACTAAAGTGCAATCTGTCAGACGCAGGGAGCAAAATGTGGAGCTGCTGACTTGTACGGGTGAGCAACTCAACTTTGATCAAGTAGTGTTCGCCTGCCACTCAGATCAGGCGTTGGAGTGTCTTGAAGATGCCTCTGGGTTGGAGCGGCAATTGCTCAGAGCCATTCCCTACGCACGCAACAGCGTGGTATTGCATACAGATACCAGCTTGTTACCACAGCAAAGGCGCAGTTGGTCCAGTTGGAATTATCGGCTGGGCACCGAGCGCGATGAGCTACCGGTGCTGACCTATAACATGAACATTTTGCAGGGGCTGAAAACAGATAAAACTTACTGTGTCACCCTGAATGCCGAGGATCGTATCGCCCCAGAAAAGGTACTTGCGCGCTTTGAATATGCCCACCCCCAGTTTTCTGTAGCGGGCACTCGTGCCCAGCAACAATGGACGTGCATTAATGGGGTAAACCGCACTTGGTTTTGCGGTGCTTATTGGGCCAATGGTTTTCATGAGGATGGGGTGAGCAGCGCTTTGCGAATCGCCGAGGGATTGGGGGTAACCTGGTGAAGGGGAAACCTTAATGGAGGCCGCAACAATGGAGAGCGCCATTTACACCGGTTGGGTCCAGCATCGTCGCTTTTCCCCTCGCCAAAACGCCTTCCGCTACAAGGTTTTTATGGTGTATCTGGACTTGGCGGAGCTAGAGCAATTTTGTGCACTCTCTCCCTGGTGGTCAAAAAAACCTTGGGCTCCAGCCCGTTTTCGCCGCGAGGATTTTTTTGGCGACCCGGAACTAAGCATTGATGAGTCCGTGCGCCGCAGGGTTGAGGCGGTTGCCGGAGAACGCCCGCAAGGGCCTGTGCGACTGCTCGCCAATTGGCGCTACTTTGGCTACAACATGAATCCTATCAGTATCTATTACTGCTTTGATGGCGAGGGCAGGGAAGTGCGCTGGATATTATTGGATGTGCACAACACCCCTTGGAAAGAGCGCCACAGCTATGTGCTGGATTGCCGCTCCGGGGCGCGGGTGCAGAAAGTGGCTTTTGCCAAGACTTTTCATGTCTCCCCCTTTATGCCCATCTCCCAGGGCTATCATTGGAGAAGTATTACGCCGGGTGATCGCCTCACTGCTTATTTACAGAATTTTGACCGATATGGCCAAGGGGAGGAAGAGCGTCCCCTATTCGATGCCATACTGAGCCTGCGCCGTTGCGAGCTGAGCGCAGGCCTTCTCAATCGTATTCTGGTCCAGTATCCATTTATGACTGTAAAAGTGATTGCCACCATTTATTGGCAGGCGCTGAAGTTATGGTTCAAGCGCACACCTGTCTATGCGCATCCCGGTGACAGGGGCAAAGTTCAGGGAGGGGAGAAGCATTTATGAATCCAGAGCAAACTTCTCGGGTAACCGTTGGAGAGGAGAGCCAGTCTTGGTTAGTGCGACTCGCGCGCAAGCTGGTCCTGGCTAAGATGCAAGTGGTAGAGCGGGGCCATCTGCTGATTGAAGATGGGGAGGCCAGTTACCATTTTGGCCAGCCAGTGGAGCAGGCAGCGGTGCGGGCGCATATTCGCGTTCGGGATGCCAGCGCTTATGTACAGGTACTGTTAAATGGCACCATCGGTTCGGGCGAAGCCTATATGCAGAACGCTTGGGACTCTCCAAACCTGTTGGATGTGATCCGCCTGATGGTCGACAACATGTCCCTGATTGAGAGTATGGATAGCCGTGGGAGTCAGCTGCCCCGCATGGTGTTACGCGCCTTGCATAACCTCAACAATAATAATCGCAGGGGTTCCCGCAAAAATATCGCTGCGCATTATGATCTGGGAAATGACTTTTTCCACTTATTTCTCGATAAAACCATGCTCTATTCCTCGGCCATGTTCCCCTCTGAGCAGGCTACCTTGTACCAGGCTTCTGTTCACAAGATGGAGCATATTTGCCAAAAGCTGCAATTAAAACCCGACGATCACCTGCTGGAAATCGGCACAGGTTGGGGTGGCATGGCTATTTACGCGGCAAAGCACACGGGTTGCCAGGTAACCACCACAACAATTTCTGCAGAGCAATATGAATATGCTCGCCAGTGGGTGGAGCGTGAGGGGCTGCAAGATAAGGTGCGTGTGCTGTTACAGGATTATCGGGACTTAGACGGCAGCTTTGATAAATTGGTTTCTATTGAAATGGTGGAGGCGGTGGGGCATGAATATCACCGTAAGTTCTTTTCCATTTGTAGTCGTTTACTAAAAGAAGATGGCCTGATGTTTATGCAGGCCATTACTATTTCAGATCAGCGTTACCATCAATACCGCAAAGACATCGATTTTATTCAGCACTATATTTTTCCCGGTGGTTGCCTGCCATCCAATCAGGTTATTGCTCAGCAGATTGCCACCGCTACTGATATGCAGATTGTGGGTTTGGAGGATATTACCGCGGACTATGCGCGCACACTGAGGCACTGGCGCAACGCATTTTTGAGCAGGCTGCCACAGGTGCGCAACCTGGGTTTTGATGACCGTTTTATTCGGATGTGGGAATTTTATTTGTGCTACTGCGAAGGTGGCTTTATGCAGAGGGTGATCAGTACCGCTCAGTTTGTCTTTGCCAAGCCGCGCGCTCTTATCGACTGATATGTGGCGCTTTATCGCCAATGCTTTGCTGTTTGATATTGCCTGGCCCCTTTGTGTGATCGTTGCGCGTCTCTGGATTGTTGTGCCGTTTACGCTGGTCAATTTATTTATTCACTTGTTTTTTGTCGCTAACCTGCGCAGAGAGCCTTTGTGGTTGGGGGGCGTGTTTCTTTTTGGCGTGGGGGTGGACTCGGTACTTTTTCATCTGGGAGTACTGCAAAACCTCAGTGGTATTTCCTGGCCTCCCATCTGGCTGGTATGTCTGTGGTTAAATTTTGCCATGACACTGCGCTACAGCCTGGTATTCCTACAGCGTAATTTATGGCTGGCTGCGTTATTAGGCGGCTTTTTTGGTCCTTTTAGCTACTACACCGGTGCCTTCTTGAATGGCACCGTAGAGTTGGGGCAGCCCTTGTGGCGATCATTGATGTTACTGTCGCTGCTGTGGGCGCTGATGCTTCCGGGATTTAGCTACTTGGCGCGCACTATTAACCCCGCCTATCGGTGAATGGCCATGCAACCGTGCAAGCTGGCGCAAAGCTTGTATTCGGCGGCCTCGCCACCTATACATACCCTACTCAATTAAAAATGTAATTTCTGGATCAGTCACCTTATTCACCAACGCCACCAAGGAGCCGGCAATGAAAGCTTACCTCGTGCGGGCCCTGATCTTGGTCGGGGTTCTGGGGGCACTCAATTCCAGGTGTCTATCGGAGGAAGTGGTCGTCGACGAGCGGGGTGAATTTAGCGAGATCGACCCGGGAGACGAGAATGGTGAGGGTGATGAGAACGGTGAGGGCGACGAGAATGGCGAAGACGACGGGTTTGGTACTGTCGCCGGTAGTCTGGTAATTGCTTCGGATTATATGTTCCGCAGTATCTCGAACTCGAATAATGGTCCTACCGTCCAGGGCGACCTCAACTGGACCCACGATATTGGTTTCTATATCGGCGTCTGGACAACCAATACGGACTTCGGTGGCCCCGGCAACAGTATGGAATTTGATCCCTATGTAGGGTGGTCGGGAGATCTGCCTGAGACCGAAATCAACTTGAATATTGGCTATTGGTCCTACAACTATCCGAAGTCAGAATTTGATTTCGACTATGCCGAAACCTATCTGATCCTTAGTTTTACAGTGGATAAATTAACGATCAGCCCGAGCCTCTGGTATTCAAATAACTACTTTGGCAGAGACTTTCTCAATAATGTTGATTCCTTGGCCTATGAAGCGACCTTTAGCTTGGAGTTGGCCAGCTATATGGATATTTCTGTGCATCTTGGCGAGCAAACTTTTGAATCTTCCTACGACTATCTCAACTATGGCTATTACGACGCCGGTATAGACTGGAAAATCAGTGATTACACTCTGGGTTTGCGTTGGTACGATACCGATGGTGTCGATCCATTCCTGGCCGCCAAGAATCTGACCGATGGGCGCTTTGTCTTTAAAGTCACTCGCAGCTTTTAGAGTAAATCACATACGCTTTTTGCCTGATCTACGTCGGCGAAAATTTCGCTTCTAGTTCTCTTTTTTGCCCCAGTAAAGACCCCACTCTTCGACTATTCACGTAAAAGGCCATGGCCGGAAGCCATGTAAGCTGGCATAGGGTTGGAAATTAAATTTAAAAGAACCCTCAATCTTCCCAACTAAGGCAGACTTGCGGGTTCATCCACCAATGCCCGCGCTTACCTGGTATTGAGTAGGGCTTAGCGCAGAGGGCGTTCCGGCTTTTTCTCGCGTTGGCTGCTTTCCCAGCCACTCGCCACATAGCTCTCTGCCGTGGATGGCTTTAGTAATGACTTACCCAGAATATGATCGGCGGCTTTCTCGCCAATCATGATGGTGGGGGCGTTGAGATTGCCATTGGTGAGGGTTGGCATGATGGAGGAATCTACCACGCGCAGGTTTTCTACACCGTGTACCCGGCATTCGGGATCCACTACAGCCATTTCATCCGTGCCCATACGGCAACTGCCGGCAGGGTGATAGGCGGTTTCGGCGGTTTCTGCGAGCCAATTGTCGATCTCATCGTTACTTTGCACGTCCGGTCCCGGAGAAATCTCCCGCCCTCGGTAGGGGTCCATGCCTGCCTGGGCAAAAATCTCACGGGTGAAGTGCAGGCCGGAGCGAAAGGCTTGCTTGTCCTCTTCGTGGTCTAAATAGTTGAAGACCATTTCCGGTGCGGCCGCTGGATCTGCTGACTTGAGTTTGACCCAACCGCGGCTGAGCGGTTTGTTTGCGCCCAGGTGTACTTGAAATCCGTGCCCTTTCACCGCACTGGAGCCATCGTAAGCGATGGCACCGGCGAGGAAGTGGTACTGGATATCCGGGTATTTGAGGCCGGCGCGGCTGCGAATGTAGCCGTTGGATTCGAAATGATTGGAAGCGCCCAGGCCCCGTTTGAAGAGCAGCCAGTTGATGCCAATCCAGGCCTTACCCAGTGGTCCGAGCCAGCCGTTGAGGGTGATTTTCTGTTTACACTCCTGTTGCACCCAGACCTCGAGGTGATCCTGCAGGTTTTGCCCGACACCAGGCAGATCGTGTACGACTTCGATACCGTGCTCCTGCAGGTGGGCCGCCGGGCCTATACCGGACAACATCAGTAACTTGGGTGAGTTGAATGAACTAGCGGAAACGATCACTTCTTTATTGGCGCGCGCGCGAAAGATTTTTCCGTCCTGCCGGTATTCCACACCTATGGCTTTCTTGCCCTGCATAATCACGTGAGTTGTGAGGGCATGCATTTTGAGTTCGAGGTTACTGCGGCTAAGAACCGGCTTCAGGTAGGCGAGGGCGGTCGAGCAGCGTACACCGTCGCGGACAGACATATCCATGCGCCCGAAACCCTCCTGCCGATAGCCATTGTAATCCTGGGTAAAGCCGTAGCCCGCTTGGGTACCGGCCTCAATAAAGGCGCGGTAAAGCGGGTTTTTCATATTGTTGCCGTTGCACGCGGTGATAGGGCCCTGGTCGCCGCGATAGGCGTCACTGCCATAGACACAGGTTTCGGCCCGGCGGAAGTAGGGCAGGACATCCGCGTAGCCCCAGCCGGATGCGCCGTGCTCCACCCACTCCTCGTAGTCTCCAGCGCAGCCCCGAACAAATGCCATACCGTTGATGGAAGAAGAACCGCCGATGACCTTGCCACGGGCCTGATGGATTCGCCGTCCATGTAGCCCCGGCTCCGGTTCGGTATAAAACTCCCAATCGTATTTAGGCATATTCAGCGGAATGGAAAACGCTGAGGGCATGCGGATATAAATGGAATTATCCTTGCCGCCAAATTCCAACAGTAAAAGGCTGTTTTTGCTATCCGCCGTCAACCGGTTGGCCAGCACGGCGCCGGCTGAACCCGCCCCCACCACGATATAGTCAACAGTCTGATCAAAGTCCTGATTACTCATCTGTTTGCCCTAGGCTGACCCTGGTTCACCCTCTTCACCGGTATTGCGTGCCGCGCGCTCACGGCGCATGTGCAGGTACTGTAGATGTGCTTCGAAGTGGTCGACGATGTCACTGATGACCTGTTCGCGGGTGTACCCCATAAGATCGTAAGTCAGCCCGCCTTCCCGCAGATGTGGTTCCAGACGGTAGTAGCTGGAGCGGGGTTGCTCTGCCCGCAGGGTAAACGCTGGCATTGAGCACTGCCGCGGCCACACCTGATAGGTGAAGTCCACTTCACCGCCGAGGTCCACGTTGAGCTCCAGATGCAGATTGTCGCCCTCGTCGCCAGCGATACTGACCGGGTACTCTTCCTCTTCGAGCTTCTGTTTCATCGCCTCGAACGCGGGCTGTATGGTGCGTTGTATAAATGTTTCCACCTGCTTAAACGTTGGAAAGCTGATCGCGCGCGACAGCCGCTGGGCCCAATTGGTATGCCCTTCCCGCGATATAGTTCTGCCTGAAAGATGCCCGGATAAAGACTCCTGCATGCTCGCGGATTTCAGCTTCTCAAGCTGCAACGCTTTGTACAGCCCCAACATGATCAGCAGCAGGACAATGGCAAAGGGCAGCCCCATGATCACCACCGCACCCTGCAGGGCGGAAAGGCCACCTGTCATCAGTAGGGCAATGGTCACAATACCGATGATTGCAGCCCACAAAATCCGCATCCAGGGTTCCGCATCCTGATTGGGATCTTCGAGACGGATAGTGAGATTGGAAAGCACCAGCGAGCCCGAGTCTCCAGAGGTGACAAAGAACACGATCGACAGGATGGTTACCGCAATTGTGGTTAGCATGCTCCAGGGCAGCTGCTCGAGAAACAGATAGATGGCCGACCCGGGTTTCTCTACCGCCTGGGTGCCGAATTCTGTGGCGCCGCCCATTACCATATCGATGGCCGAGTTGCCCATGATAGCCATCCAGGCGGCCATAAATGTGAAGGGTAGAATCAAGGTGCCGATAACAAATGCACGAATGGTGCGGCCGCGGGAAATTCGTGCCAGGAACAGGCCGACGAAGGGCCCCCAGGCAATCCACCATGCCCAGAAAAACAGTGTCCAGGCATTGAGCCAATCCGTGGGTGGGGCGAAAGGATAGGTATTGAAGGACAAGCCGATAAAGTTCTGTAAGTAATCACCAATGTTGGTGACGAAGGCGTCGAGCAAAAAACGTGTCTTGCCGGTAATCAACACATACAGCATCAGCACTATTGCCAGTAACATGTTGAATTCTGACAGTCGCCGAATTCCCCGTTCGACACCGGTGGCTGCAGAGAATGCGGCGAACACCACAATCATAAGTGCCAGCAGTGATTGCGTGAAGATGCCCTCCGGTATACCAAACATGTACTGTAAGCCGTAGTTCAGCTGGATGATCCCGATTCCCAGGCTGGTGGCGACGCCGAACACCGTGCCCAATACCGCGGCAATATCCACGGTATTACCGAGAGAGCCGTAGATACGTTTACCGAACAACGGATAAAGTGCGGAGCGAATGGTAAGGGGCAGCCCATGCCGGTAGCTGAAGAAAGCCAGGGACATACCTACCAGGGTATAAACTCCCCAGCCGGATAGACCCCAATGTAAAAAAGTCAACGCCATGGCATGGCGTGCCGCTTCGATACTGCCGCCCTCGCCAACAGGTGGCTCCATAAATTGGGTCACGGGCTCTACGATGCAGTAGAAAATCAGGTCGATGCCGATTCCAGCGCTGAAAAGCATGGCAGCCCAGGTCACGATATTGAAATCGGGTTCTGAGTGATCGGGTCCGAGTTTGATGTCACCGAATTTGGAAATGGCCACCAGGATCACGAAGATGAGGTAGGCAACGATAGCGAGAAAGTAAAACCAGCCGAAACTGCCAGATATCCAACTAAGGACCTCGTTAATAACGCCGATCGCCTGCTCGGTAAAGATCATCGCCCAGAGGGAGAACAGCACAATACCCACGACAGAGCCATAAAATACCAGTGGCTTTATTCGCGCCTCTGCGGTGCTCGCTTTAGATGTGCCTTCCGATGATTTGGTGCTGTGCATGCCTTCCCTGCGAAAAAAGACCGACTATCCCATCAGAGTAGGCTATGCCTGGCGGTCGCCGGGTGTATTCACGGAGGTTGGGGCTACTTCAGGGCTGGTGTTGAAAATTTCACTCACAGTAATCAGCATCTTTAACAGGGTTGTTGGAATGGCCGTAATTACTCTTCATTTAATCAATACTCTGCGCATAGAGGGGGTTCTTATTCACTGGCTCTTGTCCGATGGGGCCTCTTTAATGACTTTTTAGTCGTTCTTTTTCTTGCTTTTCCCTTCTCTCGACTGGCGCCATCTTCAACCAACAGCTAAACCTAAAGATGAAAAGCGTGACATACACGCAATCTCTAGGCTCAGGCTGTAAGAGGTGTCCGATGAAAACTGGTATTAACGCCACCGCAGGATTTTGCCTCGCCCTATTAATCGGGTGTGCTGCCCAACCGGAACAGGTACCTGGTGCCGGCGGCATAGTGATTGATACCTGGGGCGTCAATATGAACCAGTATCAAGTCGACCTCTCTGAGTGCAAGGGGATTGCCTATTCCACTTATAGCGACCAGGGTCGCCGGGGCTTAACGGGTGCCGCCGGGGGTGCTGTGGTGGGTGGTGCGCTGGGCGCTATCGTCGGTGATAGTAGTCGGGCTGCGGCGGCAGGTGCTGGTGCGGGAGCCCTGGTAGGTGGTCTCTCCGGCGCTGGTAGTGCTGGTGCCGAAGCACAGCAAATTATCAAAAACTGTCTGCGCGGGCGCGGATATCGCGTGCTGAATTAATTCCCCTCACAGGAGTTAGCCAAGTTTTCTCGTGGGTCCTCTGATATTCGGCAACCTCACAGGACTTGGCTTGGGCCGGGAAATCCCCGGCTCTTTTTTATGTTCTGCTTACAGGGTTTAGTTGGGAACAACCATTTTAAAGCCTAAAGCAACGCGTTGATCTTTCAGTGAATACCATGGGAGTAAGTTATGGCCAGTGGCACTACCATCAATGCCTATGGGGTTATGCAAGCTGGAGGCCCCTTTAAACCGTATCAGGTAAAAGTGGGGGACTTGGGAGCAACTGAGGTGGAGTTGGAAGTCCTCTACTGTGGTATTTGCCACAGTGACCTCAGTATGATCGAGGATGAGTGGG encodes:
- a CDS encoding glycine zipper family protein, producing the protein MKTGINATAGFCLALLIGCAAQPEQVPGAGGIVIDTWGVNMNQYQVDLSECKGIAYSTYSDQGRRGLTGAAGGAVVGGALGAIVGDSSRAAAAGAGAGALVGGLSGAGSAGAEAQQIIKNCLRGRGYRVLN
- the betA gene encoding choline dehydrogenase gives rise to the protein MSNQDFDQTVDYIVVGAGSAGAVLANRLTADSKNSLLLLEFGGKDNSIYIRMPSAFSIPLNMPKYDWEFYTEPEPGLHGRRIHQARGKVIGGSSSINGMAFVRGCAGDYEEWVEHGASGWGYADVLPYFRRAETCVYGSDAYRGDQGPITACNGNNMKNPLYRAFIEAGTQAGYGFTQDYNGYRQEGFGRMDMSVRDGVRCSTALAYLKPVLSRSNLELKMHALTTHVIMQGKKAIGVEYRQDGKIFRARANKEVIVSASSFNSPKLLMLSGIGPAAHLQEHGIEVVHDLPGVGQNLQDHLEVWVQQECKQKITLNGWLGPLGKAWIGINWLLFKRGLGASNHFESNGYIRSRAGLKYPDIQYHFLAGAIAYDGSSAVKGHGFQVHLGANKPLSRGWVKLKSADPAAAPEMVFNYLDHEEDKQAFRSGLHFTREIFAQAGMDPYRGREISPGPDVQSNDEIDNWLAETAETAYHPAGSCRMGTDEMAVVDPECRVHGVENLRVVDSSIMPTLTNGNLNAPTIMIGEKAADHILGKSLLKPSTAESYVASGWESSQREKKPERPLR
- the betT gene encoding choline BCCT transporter BetT; this encodes MHSTKSSEGTSKASTAEARIKPLVFYGSVVGIVLFSLWAMIFTEQAIGVINEVLSWISGSFGWFYFLAIVAYLIFVILVAISKFGDIKLGPDHSEPDFNIVTWAAMLFSAGIGIDLIFYCIVEPVTQFMEPPVGEGGSIEAARHAMALTFLHWGLSGWGVYTLVGMSLAFFSYRHGLPLTIRSALYPLFGKRIYGSLGNTVDIAAVLGTVFGVATSLGIGIIQLNYGLQYMFGIPEGIFTQSLLALMIVVFAAFSAATGVERGIRRLSEFNMLLAIVLMLYVLITGKTRFLLDAFVTNIGDYLQNFIGLSFNTYPFAPPTDWLNAWTLFFWAWWIAWGPFVGLFLARISRGRTIRAFVIGTLILPFTFMAAWMAIMGNSAIDMVMGGATEFGTQAVEKPGSAIYLFLEQLPWSMLTTIAVTILSIVFFVTSGDSGSLVLSNLTIRLEDPNQDAEPWMRILWAAIIGIVTIALLMTGGLSALQGAVVIMGLPFAIVLLLIMLGLYKALQLEKLKSASMQESLSGHLSGRTISREGHTNWAQRLSRAISFPTFKQVETFIQRTIQPAFEAMKQKLEEEEYPVSIAGDEGDNLHLELNVDLGGEVDFTYQVWPRQCSMPAFTLRAEQPRSSYYRLEPHLREGGLTYDLMGYTREQVISDIVDHFEAHLQYLHMRRERAARNTGEEGEPGSA